A part of Paenibacillus donghaensis genomic DNA contains:
- a CDS encoding helicase HerA domain-containing protein produces the protein MSLLKHTNRLVKRWMKHPRHVVVNTLDGKDGKTGHFVRVLMVQEYPPEIIAGYLDHLDGIVSDAGATLRKTIRYAKSDIKFNTRMKYKLNRLTASIQDQSETDPARNAEIAAKETILALRDSTLSNDHKLVEVQTFLTLSAPKLHQIEAAEAGLKLWFDNMSGKLNELKREQSEAMRQTGPASDPYAAHSEFFNITHYGRVTTDSVAARTYPMTRGSFSDNEGPYFGRRTEDGGFCFVNICDPDDPRAQNVTVFGKTGEGKSYFLKALVVSLLEEGVHVFVFDLDGEWLDLCKYVGGVYIDHTTEEGRYFEPLTIMPAITEIDEECARYNRSRYKMAEMGGLRTFSLLGENLTRPEIFEVGEAIRRD, from the coding sequence ATGAGCCTGCTCAAACATACGAATCGGTTGGTTAAACGATGGATGAAGCATCCACGGCATGTGGTTGTGAACACCCTCGATGGAAAAGACGGGAAAACAGGACATTTTGTCCGTGTACTTATGGTCCAGGAGTATCCGCCGGAGATTATTGCCGGGTATCTGGATCATCTGGACGGCATTGTCTCGGATGCCGGAGCGACCTTACGCAAGACGATCCGGTATGCGAAAAGTGACATCAAATTCAACACGCGAATGAAATATAAATTAAACCGTTTAACGGCCAGTATCCAGGATCAGAGTGAAACGGACCCGGCGCGAAATGCAGAGATTGCCGCGAAGGAAACGATTTTGGCTTTGCGGGACTCCACATTGTCGAATGACCACAAGCTGGTGGAAGTGCAAACCTTTTTGACGTTATCCGCGCCGAAGTTGCATCAAATTGAGGCGGCTGAGGCGGGGCTGAAGCTGTGGTTTGATAATATGTCCGGCAAGCTGAATGAATTGAAGCGTGAGCAGAGTGAAGCGATGCGGCAGACGGGTCCTGCCTCTGATCCGTATGCGGCTCACAGTGAATTTTTTAACATAACCCATTATGGGCGTGTGACCACCGATTCGGTCGCGGCACGCACGTATCCTATGACACGAGGCTCCTTCTCCGATAATGAAGGACCCTATTTTGGTCGCCGGACCGAGGACGGCGGCTTTTGTTTTGTCAATATTTGCGATCCGGATGATCCTCGGGCACAGAACGTCACCGTGTTCGGCAAGACGGGAGAAGGCAAGAGTTACTTTTTGAAGGCGCTGGTGGTCTCGCTGCTGGAAGAAGGGGTACATGTATTTGTTTTTGATCTGGATGGCGAATGGCTTGATTTATGTAAGTATGTGGGCGGTGTCTATATTGACCACACCACAGAGGAAGGCCGTTACTTTGAACCATTGACAATTATGCCTGCGATCACGGAGATCGATGAGGAGTGCGCACGGTATAATCGCTCCCGCTATAAGATGGCCGAAATGGGCGGTTTGCGAACCTTTTCTTTGCTTGGGGAGAACTTGACCCGCCCGGAAATCTTCGAGGTGGGAGAAGCCATCCGCAGGGATTGA
- a CDS encoding M23 family metallopeptidase codes for MDVVKKAKDIKKTIALISALGSPGIGLVLLFFILAALIILLVFLPFMIFTDADSYKTQPAGEYSWLAPVQLDVDGSGYTWPVPTISRVSSPFAMRDLFGSTRMHKGIDIANGAAKTELQPIYAMAAGTVTHAGAASGYGQAIYIDHGGGLVSKYGHLEALMNVRTGEAVTKGQLIGQIGRGQVGRSTGSHLHFQVEMNGEAVDPLGFVQVPGSGTSVGTAPVELSYQPLNIDYVFGFLDKRKSALADRGLLNLIDQAGREKNISPYLLIAITGQEQSFVPRKHNQASQIIKNPWNVFGCWCKGKGATLTTGESAAIAANTIIKLSQDRPAGRDPIQWLSAKDNPRGYYAEHNGWWIGVSKYFKLLVAGGG; via the coding sequence GTGGATGTCGTCAAAAAAGCCAAGGATATCAAGAAAACGATAGCACTGATTTCGGCACTGGGTTCTCCAGGAATCGGATTGGTGCTTCTGTTCTTTATACTGGCAGCGCTGATTATCCTGCTCGTGTTCTTACCCTTTATGATTTTTACCGATGCGGATAGTTATAAGACGCAGCCTGCAGGCGAGTATAGTTGGCTGGCCCCAGTGCAATTGGATGTAGACGGCTCCGGGTATACCTGGCCGGTGCCTACGATTAGCCGGGTGTCGTCTCCTTTTGCGATGCGGGATTTGTTCGGTTCCACAAGAATGCACAAGGGGATCGATATCGCCAATGGAGCGGCGAAGACGGAGCTGCAGCCGATTTACGCGATGGCTGCTGGCACGGTAACCCACGCCGGTGCAGCCAGTGGATATGGACAGGCCATTTACATTGATCACGGCGGCGGGCTGGTTAGTAAATACGGTCACTTGGAGGCGCTAATGAATGTTCGCACCGGTGAGGCGGTAACCAAAGGTCAATTGATTGGCCAAATTGGCAGAGGACAAGTCGGGCGATCCACCGGATCACATCTGCATTTTCAAGTGGAAATGAACGGAGAGGCAGTTGATCCACTAGGGTTTGTGCAGGTGCCGGGATCGGGAACATCTGTTGGAACCGCACCAGTAGAACTGAGCTATCAACCCTTAAATATAGATTACGTCTTCGGCTTCCTTGACAAAAGGAAATCAGCCCTCGCAGATCGAGGTCTGCTGAACCTGATTGACCAGGCAGGCAGAGAGAAAAATATTTCCCCCTATCTGCTCATTGCGATCACAGGGCAGGAGCAATCCTTTGTGCCAAGGAAGCATAATCAGGCCTCTCAGATCATTAAGAATCCCTGGAATGTGTTCGGCTGTTGGTGTAAAGGAAAGGGGGCGACATTAACTACTGGCGAGTCAGCCGCCATAGCCGCCAATACGATCATAAAGCTATCGCAGGATCGCCCAGCCGGACGCGATCCAATCCAGTGGCTATCTGCGAAGGATAATCCCAGGGGGTATTATGCCGAGCACAACGGGTGGTGGATTGGCGTGTCCAAGTATTTCAAATTGCTCGTAGCGGGGGGAGGGTGA
- a CDS encoding FtsK/SpoIIIE domain-containing protein, giving the protein MSVPESQPKETFSQFVNRITLTAALLSGGALLFDVAELNAVSLQIFRYSVTLWVVLVALPNGAQWIWKHKLKVVAGFVIAKQILREREWRWSPSSAGSSEGKLAAGGTIGSISEVPDGKMNEPMKPGATLPAESGPYALFPPNPRPHSSSLLSPGQAAELIFNTVQLAGLKMDEPPEILSIDAGPTLQTISFRLPARLQLSDLVKKRDDLANHIGHDRSFEVTSSTHPSAAAFVLPHEERAFVYMRDMTRDLIAFAENAQLPMVFGKDMEGKPLLVDLTDLPHLLVAGATGSGKSVFINGLLTSLATARSPQQVQFLLIDPKMVEFTMYTGLPHLISPPVTDPKRASLMLKKLVVEMENRYQRFAAAGVRNLLQYNRNHPQEQMPHIVTVIDEYADLMVIARADVEETVQRLTKWGELPDFT; this is encoded by the coding sequence ATGAGCGTACCGGAGTCACAGCCAAAGGAGACATTCTCCCAATTTGTAAACCGTATCACACTCACGGCAGCCCTGCTAAGCGGCGGGGCTTTACTGTTTGACGTAGCGGAGTTGAACGCGGTATCGCTTCAGATCTTTCGCTACTCCGTTACACTGTGGGTTGTATTGGTGGCTTTGCCGAATGGCGCACAGTGGATATGGAAGCACAAATTGAAGGTTGTTGCAGGCTTCGTCATAGCGAAGCAGATATTGCGAGAACGAGAGTGGAGATGGAGTCCGTCAAGCGCCGGTTCATCCGAAGGGAAGCTTGCTGCGGGAGGGACTATTGGATCAATTTCGGAAGTTCCGGATGGAAAGATGAATGAACCGATGAAACCGGGAGCGACTCTCCCAGCGGAAAGCGGCCCTTATGCGCTGTTCCCACCGAATCCCCGGCCACATTCCTCGTCTCTACTTTCTCCAGGTCAGGCAGCTGAGCTCATTTTCAATACGGTGCAATTGGCAGGACTCAAAATGGATGAACCCCCTGAAATTTTGTCCATCGATGCCGGTCCTACCTTGCAGACCATATCATTTCGCCTCCCAGCCCGGCTGCAGCTGAGTGATCTGGTGAAAAAGAGGGATGATCTGGCTAACCATATTGGACATGACCGTAGTTTCGAAGTCACTTCGTCCACTCATCCCAGTGCGGCTGCCTTTGTACTACCGCATGAGGAACGGGCGTTTGTCTACATGCGAGATATGACGCGGGATCTGATTGCTTTTGCAGAGAACGCTCAACTCCCCATGGTGTTTGGCAAGGATATGGAAGGCAAGCCGCTGCTGGTGGATTTAACCGATTTGCCGCATCTCCTAGTGGCCGGGGCCACCGGATCGGGGAAGTCCGTTTTTATCAATGGGTTACTCACTTCGCTAGCGACTGCGCGTTCTCCTCAGCAGGTACAGTTTCTGCTGATCGATCCGAAGATGGTGGAGTTCACGATGTACACCGGCTTGCCGCATCTGATCTCGCCGCCGGTTACTGATCCGAAGCGTGCTTCGCTGATGCTCAAAAAGCTTGTCGTGGAGATGGAAAATCGGTACCAGCGTTTTGCTGCAGCAGGCGTACGTAACTTGCTGCAGTATAACCGTAATCATCCCCAGGAACAGATGCCACACATTGTTACAGTGATTGATGAATATGCTGACTTAATGGTGATTGCCCGCGCTGATGTAGAGGAGACCGTACAGCGACTAACCAAATGGGGCGAGCTGCCGGACTTCACTTGA
- a CDS encoding fibronectin type III domain-containing protein translates to MTNKQLFIRILGTILGITLFIFFLFQPYAEGSNQKFKYKSDISLDNPIPSDNRINSKIKPNDVEVVSERTINSKAYMGSGNNKIVRYSNHSEHYFSNGKWKEINTNFKKKITSDSIGVMDENNYKVEIMKNYPGVKIKRDSFSIKYEPVNIKSDSKVVIKDNTVTYSSLWEYSDLIYSVTNDSLKMFIIINDSKAQSEFNFDIKTQGLKAVLNEDQSISFFDSYGNKRFEIPPMWVKGSGSQVKHFEKITIELNPTEDGYNLEMKLDDSGLQYPLVIDPSTVSFFSTDNSNKIYIDTYDMYTDEIEEIVFTNDTLDLSGDSDGSPIDYPMNVYFAHQDVETNGETVPYGYYGCCSPEPGIDGVAATKVGRTAVFMGSHQSANELVLNSEDISKLFSDRERISGVAFWVPELKNDYEMYNYVYITYNPSLVNPPIITKTGYENGKLSWEYWDRDGINTQAKYKVVIYDSSEKKIIDTGYVNSNNKYYLMPFKPKDGVYQWNLTVVDDTGEIDTKSSEFLYGIDSIAPTIPENLKILSNTKSSISLSWSASTDNFGVASYSVLLNGALIETLPSTTLQYTVNNLKEGYVHTITIRANDRSGNYSSAQIKYEIDSKAPTIPENLKILSNTKSSVSLSWSASTDNIGVVSYSVLLNGALIETLPPTTLQYTVNNLKEGYVHTITIRANDRSGNYSSAQIKYEIDSKGPTIPENLKILSNTKSSVSLSWSASTDNIGVVSYSVLLNGALIETLPPTTLQYTVNNLKEGYVHTITIRANDKSGNYSFAQIKIPFGKLVYRYDARNRLDHIEFQSTGNIYIDYIYDLNGNLVKKIFNE, encoded by the coding sequence TTGACGAACAAGCAATTATTTATAAGAATTTTAGGAACGATACTAGGAATTACTTTATTTATTTTCTTCTTATTTCAACCATACGCTGAAGGAAGCAATCAAAAATTTAAGTATAAAAGTGATATTTCTTTAGATAATCCTATTCCAAGCGATAATCGTATCAATAGTAAAATAAAACCAAATGATGTTGAAGTAGTAAGTGAAAGGACTATTAACTCAAAGGCCTATATGGGCTCTGGTAATAATAAAATAGTACGTTATTCAAATCACTCAGAGCACTATTTTAGTAATGGGAAATGGAAAGAAATAAATACAAATTTCAAGAAAAAAATTACAAGCGACTCTATAGGTGTGATGGATGAAAACAATTATAAAGTAGAAATAATGAAGAATTATCCAGGTGTCAAAATTAAAAGGGATTCCTTTTCAATCAAGTATGAACCTGTCAATATTAAGTCAGATAGCAAAGTTGTAATTAAAGATAATACAGTAACATATTCTAGCTTATGGGAATATTCTGATTTAATTTATTCAGTGACTAATGATTCACTTAAAATGTTTATCATAATTAATGATTCGAAGGCACAAAGTGAATTCAACTTCGATATTAAAACTCAAGGATTAAAAGCAGTTCTTAATGAAGATCAATCCATATCTTTTTTTGACTCTTATGGGAACAAAAGATTTGAAATTCCGCCTATGTGGGTGAAAGGTAGTGGTAGCCAAGTAAAGCATTTTGAAAAAATTACTATTGAATTAAATCCAACAGAAGATGGTTACAATTTAGAAATGAAACTTGATGATTCGGGGTTACAATATCCTTTAGTGATTGACCCATCAACTGTATCATTTTTTTCAACTGATAATTCAAATAAAATTTATATAGATACTTATGATATGTATACTGATGAAATTGAAGAGATAGTATTTACCAATGATACGTTAGATCTTTCGGGTGATTCAGATGGGAGTCCCATTGACTATCCAATGAATGTTTATTTCGCCCATCAAGACGTAGAGACGAATGGTGAGACAGTTCCATATGGTTATTATGGTTGTTGTTCACCAGAACCAGGGATTGACGGTGTAGCGGCAACTAAAGTAGGACGAACAGCTGTCTTTATGGGGAGTCATCAATCTGCAAACGAACTAGTATTAAATTCTGAAGATATTAGTAAATTGTTTAGCGATAGAGAAAGAATCTCTGGTGTGGCCTTTTGGGTGCCTGAATTAAAAAACGATTATGAAATGTATAATTATGTATATATAACATATAACCCTTCATTAGTAAACCCACCTATCATTACCAAAACAGGATATGAAAATGGAAAGTTATCTTGGGAGTATTGGGATAGAGATGGAATTAATACTCAAGCTAAATATAAAGTTGTTATATATGATAGCTCTGAAAAGAAAATTATAGATACTGGTTACGTAAATTCGAATAACAAATATTATTTAATGCCGTTCAAACCAAAGGATGGTGTTTATCAGTGGAATCTTACTGTAGTGGACGATACTGGAGAAATAGATACTAAAAGTAGTGAGTTTTTGTATGGTATTGATTCGATAGCACCAACGATCCCTGAGAATTTAAAAATATTAAGTAATACAAAAAGTTCTATTTCTTTATCTTGGAGTGCATCCACGGACAATTTTGGTGTAGCGAGTTACAGTGTTTTATTAAATGGAGCTCTAATTGAAACACTGCCCTCTACAACTCTTCAATATACAGTAAATAATCTTAAAGAAGGTTATGTCCATACAATAACCATAAGGGCTAATGATAGATCAGGGAATTACTCCTCTGCTCAAATAAAGTATGAGATTGATTCAAAGGCACCAACGATCCCTGAGAATTTAAAAATATTAAGTAATACAAAAAGTTCTGTTTCTTTATCCTGGAGTGCATCCACGGACAATATTGGAGTAGTGAGTTACAGTGTTTTATTAAATGGAGCCCTAATTGAAACACTGCCCCCTACAACTCTTCAATATACAGTAAATAATCTTAAAGAAGGTTATGTCCATACAATAACCATAAGGGCTAATGATAGATCAGGGAATTACTCCTCTGCTCAAATAAAGTATGAGATTGATTCGAAAGGGCCAACGATCCCTGAGAACTTAAAAATATTAAGTAATACAAAAAGTTCTGTTTCTTTATCCTGGAGCGCATCCACGGACAATATTGGTGTAGTGAGTTACAGTGTTTTATTAAATGGAGCCCTAATTGAGACACTGCCCCCTACAACTCTTCAATATACAGTAAATAATCTTAAAGAAGGTTATGTTCATACAATAACCATAAGGGCTAATGATAAATCAGGAAATTATTCATTCGCTCAAATAAAAATACCATTTGGGAAATTAGTGTATAGGTATGACGCCCGCAATAGACTGGATCACATAGAGTTTCAGTCAACAGGTAATATATATATAGATTATATCTATGATTTAAATGGGAATTTAGTTAAGAAAATTTTTAATGAATAG
- a CDS encoding GBS Bsp-like repeat-containing protein, whose amino-acid sequence MNAHGDQDAWKGTVVYSKHSKTGRYITHIYSNATFLGAWDYDVTHSTLVKAPTTAKISSGYYDISIEGVPSNVTLVEFPAWTLNNGQDDIEWIRGERVSSNKWQARISFNKHNNESGVYATHIYAHDAYGNSLGIGGANVNVGN is encoded by the coding sequence ATGAACGCACATGGTGATCAAGATGCCTGGAAAGGAACGGTGGTGTATTCCAAGCATTCCAAGACTGGCAGATATATCACTCATATTTACTCCAATGCCACCTTTCTTGGAGCTTGGGATTATGATGTGACCCATTCAACTCTAGTAAAGGCACCTACCACTGCAAAGATCAGCAGCGGATATTATGACATATCTATTGAAGGAGTACCTTCGAATGTAACGTTAGTGGAGTTCCCGGCGTGGACATTAAATAATGGACAAGATGACATAGAGTGGATTCGAGGAGAACGTGTAAGCTCTAACAAATGGCAAGCGAGGATTTCGTTCAACAAGCACAACAATGAATCTGGGGTTTATGCCACTCATATCTATGCTCATGATGCATATGGGAACAGTCTTGGTATCGGTGGCGCTAATGTGAATGTTGGGAATTAG